In Scatophagus argus isolate fScaArg1 chromosome 14, fScaArg1.pri, whole genome shotgun sequence, the following proteins share a genomic window:
- the LOC124070748 gene encoding beta-crystallin A1-like isoform X1, with the protein MFSGQTLHSPFCVLQITVYDQEYFQGRRMEFTACCQNIMECGMENIRSLKVECGAWVGYEHSSFCGQQFVLEKGDYPRFEAYSGSNSYRIERMISFRPICCANHKESRMTIFEMENMMGRQFELCDDYPSLQAMGWMNNEVGSMHIQSGAFVCYQYPGYRGHQYIMECDCHGGEYKCYREFGSHSQTPQIQSIRRIQH; encoded by the exons ATGTTTTCGGGGCAGACTCTTCATTCAcccttttgtgttttacagatCACTGTGTACGATCAGGAGTACTTCCAGGGCAGGCGTATGGAGTTCACTGCCTGTTGCCAGAACATCATGGAGTGTGGGATGGAAAACATTCGCTCCCTGAAGGTCGAGTGTGGCGC CTGGGTGGGCTATGAGCACTCCAGCTTCTGCGGCCAGCAGTTTGTCCTGGAGAAGGGAGACTACCCCCGCTTTGAGGCCTACAGTGGCAGCAACTCCTACCGCATTGAGAGGATGATCTCCTTCAGGCCCATCTGTTGTGCT AACCACAAGGAGTCCCGTATGACCATCTTCGAGATGGAGAACATGATGGGTCGTCAGTTCGAGCTGTGTGATGACTACCCCTCCCTGCAGGCCATGGGCTGGATGAACAACGAGGTTGGATCCATGCACATTCAGAGTGGAGC CTTTGTGTGCTACCAGTACCCTGGATACCGTGGCCACCAGTACATCATGGAGTGTGACTGCCATGGAGGAGAGTACAAGTGTTACCGCGAGTTTGGCTCCCACTCCCAGACTCCCCAGATTCAGTCCATCAGGAGGATCCAGCACTAA
- the LOC124070748 gene encoding beta-crystallin A1-like isoform X2 translates to MAQTNMPMGPWKITVYDQEYFQGRRMEFTACCQNIMECGMENIRSLKVECGAWVGYEHSSFCGQQFVLEKGDYPRFEAYSGSNSYRIERMISFRPICCANHKESRMTIFEMENMMGRQFELCDDYPSLQAMGWMNNEVGSMHIQSGAFVCYQYPGYRGHQYIMECDCHGGEYKCYREFGSHSQTPQIQSIRRIQH, encoded by the exons atCACTGTGTACGATCAGGAGTACTTCCAGGGCAGGCGTATGGAGTTCACTGCCTGTTGCCAGAACATCATGGAGTGTGGGATGGAAAACATTCGCTCCCTGAAGGTCGAGTGTGGCGC CTGGGTGGGCTATGAGCACTCCAGCTTCTGCGGCCAGCAGTTTGTCCTGGAGAAGGGAGACTACCCCCGCTTTGAGGCCTACAGTGGCAGCAACTCCTACCGCATTGAGAGGATGATCTCCTTCAGGCCCATCTGTTGTGCT AACCACAAGGAGTCCCGTATGACCATCTTCGAGATGGAGAACATGATGGGTCGTCAGTTCGAGCTGTGTGATGACTACCCCTCCCTGCAGGCCATGGGCTGGATGAACAACGAGGTTGGATCCATGCACATTCAGAGTGGAGC CTTTGTGTGCTACCAGTACCCTGGATACCGTGGCCACCAGTACATCATGGAGTGTGACTGCCATGGAGGAGAGTACAAGTGTTACCGCGAGTTTGGCTCCCACTCCCAGACTCCCCAGATTCAGTCCATCAGGAGGATCCAGCACTAA